In Stenotrophomonas sp. ESTM1D_MKCIP4_1, a single genomic region encodes these proteins:
- a CDS encoding YeiH family protein, whose translation MNASPLPLWSLPALRQRWQPRLPGLVLVGVVAAASLYLAELPWLQAHGLSALTVAIVTGIVVGNTAYPRLAPRSAAGVGFSKHWLLRAGIVLYGLRLTFQDIGHVGVAGVLMDALVVASTFGLACWLGVRVFRMDREAAMLIGAGSAICGAAAVMAAEPVVRGRAAQVTVAVSTVVVFGTLAMFLYPALYALVQSHGWLAMDARQYGLFTGATVHEVAQVVAAGRAVSEAAADTAVITKMVRVMLLAPFLVVLSLWLARGRQATTEGDAPRIVVPWFAFGFVAVAGFNSLHLLPPGLQAGLVQLDTVLLAMAMAALGLTTHVSALRQAGLKPLLLALVLFAWLLLGGLAIHQGVLALLG comes from the coding sequence ATGAACGCCTCCCCCCTGCCCCTGTGGTCCCTGCCCGCCCTGCGCCAGCGCTGGCAACCGCGCCTGCCCGGCCTGGTGCTGGTGGGCGTGGTGGCGGCGGCATCGCTGTACCTGGCCGAGCTGCCCTGGTTGCAGGCGCACGGCCTGAGCGCGCTGACCGTGGCCATCGTGACCGGCATCGTGGTCGGCAATACGGCCTATCCGCGGTTGGCGCCACGCAGCGCGGCCGGTGTCGGCTTTTCCAAGCACTGGCTGCTGCGCGCCGGCATCGTGCTGTATGGCCTGCGCCTGACCTTCCAGGACATCGGCCATGTGGGCGTGGCGGGGGTGCTGATGGACGCACTGGTGGTGGCCAGTACCTTCGGCCTGGCCTGCTGGCTGGGCGTGCGGGTCTTCAGGATGGACCGCGAGGCGGCGATGCTGATCGGCGCCGGCAGCGCGATCTGCGGCGCGGCGGCAGTGATGGCCGCCGAACCGGTGGTGCGCGGGCGGGCCGCCCAGGTGACCGTGGCCGTCTCGACCGTGGTGGTGTTCGGCACGCTGGCGATGTTCCTGTATCCGGCGCTGTATGCGCTGGTGCAGTCGCACGGCTGGTTGGCGATGGACGCACGCCAGTACGGACTGTTCACCGGCGCGACCGTGCACGAAGTAGCGCAGGTGGTCGCCGCTGGCCGTGCGGTGAGCGAAGCGGCCGCCGATACCGCGGTGATCACCAAGATGGTGCGGGTGATGCTGCTGGCCCCGTTCCTGGTGGTGCTGTCGCTGTGGCTGGCGCGCGGCAGGCAGGCGACCACTGAAGGCGACGCGCCGCGCATCGTGGTGCCGTGGTTCGCGTTCGGGTTCGTGGCGGTGGCAGGTTTCAATTCGTTGCATCTGCTGCCGCCGGGCCTGCAGGCCGGGCTGGTGCAGCTGGACACCGTGCTGCTGGCGATGGCGATGGCCGCGCTGGGCCTGACCACGCATGTGTCGGCGCTGCGCCAGGCCGGCCTGAAGCCGCTGTTGCTGGCACTGGTTCTGTTCGCGTGGTTGCTGCTGGGTGGGCTGGCCATCCACCAGGGCGTGCTGGCGCTGCTGGGCTGA
- a CDS encoding LysR family transcriptional regulator: MRLTLRQLQVFVAIADHGSTTAAGQAVALSQSASSAALQELEAHFGTPLFDRIGRRLVLNGHGRALLEPARALLVNAADLERQLAAGGDARQGAPLRLVVAASTTIGNYLLPPRIAELLRQAPRAEVDLRIDNSAGVVAAVQRLDVDAGLIEGPCHERGLQVTPWQQDPLVMVAAADAPARWSLEELRRARWLLREPGSGTREAVEQVLLPHLHGFAQTLQLGNTEAIKQAAVAGLGVACLSRHAVEEPLALGRLRILQTPLPALNRTLWLVRHPGKQWLPGLQALLG, from the coding sequence ATGCGCCTGACGCTGCGCCAGCTGCAGGTCTTCGTAGCCATCGCCGACCATGGCAGCACCACCGCTGCCGGGCAGGCCGTCGCACTCTCACAGTCCGCCAGCAGCGCCGCCCTGCAGGAGCTGGAAGCCCACTTCGGTACGCCGCTGTTCGACCGCATCGGCCGTCGCCTGGTGCTGAACGGGCATGGCCGCGCGCTGCTGGAGCCTGCACGTGCGCTGCTGGTCAACGCCGCCGATCTGGAACGGCAACTGGCCGCTGGCGGCGATGCCCGCCAGGGGGCACCGCTGCGGCTGGTGGTGGCTGCCAGCACCACCATCGGCAACTACCTGCTGCCGCCGCGCATCGCCGAACTGCTGCGGCAGGCGCCGCGGGCCGAAGTCGACCTGCGCATCGACAACAGCGCAGGTGTGGTGGCCGCCGTGCAGCGCCTGGATGTGGATGCGGGCCTGATCGAAGGGCCGTGCCATGAACGCGGCCTGCAGGTGACCCCCTGGCAGCAGGACCCGCTGGTGATGGTTGCTGCCGCCGATGCGCCCGCGCGCTGGTCGCTTGAGGAGCTGCGCCGCGCCCGCTGGCTGCTGCGCGAGCCTGGCTCCGGCACGCGTGAAGCGGTGGAACAGGTGTTGCTGCCGCACCTGCACGGCTTTGCGCAGACCCTGCAGCTGGGCAACACCGAGGCCATCAAGCAGGCTGCGGTCGCAGGGCTGGGCGTCGCCTGTCTGTCGCGCCACGCGGTGGAGGAGCCGCTGGCGCTGGGTCGCCTGCGCATCCTGCAGACCCCGCTGCCGGCCCTGAACCGCACGTTGTGGCTGGTGCGGCACCCCGGCAAGCAGTGGCTGCCGGGTTTGCAGGCGCTGCTGGGGTAG
- a CDS encoding ATP-binding cassette domain-containing protein — MPLITLQNVDFSVGGPLLLEKAELSIEPGERIALIGRNGAGKSTLLKLLSGDHKPDDGEVRVQQGVRVTRLEQEVPHGAAGSVFDVVADGLGELGQWLAEFHHLSHAEVFDGEALGNVQAKIDAANGWGLDQRVSETLTKLDLDGDAEFGRLSGGMKRRVLLARALVSSPDVLLLDEPTNHLDIEAIDWLEAFLKGWSGSVVFVTHDRRFLRALATRIVEIDRGQVTSWPGDWANYERRREERLNAQAQENARFDKLLAQEEVWIRQGIKARRTRDEGRVRRLKAMRTERSQRRDLSGNVKMEAAQGVSSGKKVIDVKDISFAFGERTMVRDFTTTILRGDRIGLIGPNGSGKTTLLKLLLGELQPAKGEVNAGTNLQIAYFDQYRAVLREDWSAIENVAEGRDFLEFNGKRKHVHAYLQDFMFTPERARAPITRLSGGERNRLLLAKLFAQPSNLLVMDEPTNDLDVETLELLEELLGEYTGTLLLVSHDRDFIDNVVTSTLVMEGDGVIGEYVGGYTDWQRYAASVRSPVVPVTAKLAPAAALAPKAAEPAAAKRKLSFKEARELEQLPKTIEKLEGDVEGLTAAMNDPSFYTRSSAEVTAHTQQLAKVQAELDAAYARWEELEG; from the coding sequence ATGCCTCTGATTACTCTGCAGAACGTCGACTTCAGCGTCGGCGGCCCGTTGTTGCTGGAAAAGGCCGAACTGTCGATCGAGCCGGGCGAACGCATCGCCCTGATCGGCCGCAACGGCGCCGGCAAATCCACCCTGCTCAAGCTGCTGTCCGGCGACCACAAGCCCGATGACGGCGAAGTGCGCGTGCAGCAGGGCGTCCGCGTGACGCGCCTGGAGCAGGAGGTGCCGCACGGTGCCGCCGGTTCGGTGTTCGACGTCGTGGCCGATGGCCTGGGCGAACTGGGCCAATGGCTGGCCGAATTCCACCACCTCAGCCATGCCGAGGTGTTCGACGGTGAAGCGCTGGGCAACGTGCAGGCCAAGATCGACGCCGCCAATGGCTGGGGCCTGGACCAGCGTGTCAGCGAAACCCTGACCAAGCTCGACCTGGATGGCGATGCCGAGTTCGGCCGCTTGTCCGGCGGCATGAAGCGCCGCGTGCTGCTGGCCCGTGCGCTGGTGTCCAGCCCCGATGTGCTGCTGCTGGACGAACCGACCAACCATCTCGACATTGAAGCCATCGACTGGCTGGAAGCCTTCCTCAAGGGCTGGAGCGGCAGCGTGGTGTTCGTCACCCATGACCGCCGCTTCCTGCGCGCGCTGGCTACACGCATCGTCGAGATCGACCGCGGCCAGGTCACCAGCTGGCCGGGCGACTGGGCCAACTACGAGCGCCGCCGCGAGGAACGCCTGAATGCGCAGGCGCAGGAAAACGCCCGCTTCGACAAGCTGCTGGCGCAGGAAGAAGTGTGGATCCGCCAGGGCATCAAGGCACGCCGTACCCGAGACGAAGGCCGCGTGCGCCGCCTGAAGGCGATGCGCACCGAGCGCTCGCAGCGCCGCGACCTCAGCGGCAACGTCAAGATGGAAGCCGCGCAGGGCGTCAGCTCCGGCAAGAAGGTCATCGACGTCAAGGACATCTCGTTCGCCTTCGGCGAGCGCACCATGGTCCGCGATTTCACCACCACCATCCTGCGTGGCGACCGCATCGGCCTGATCGGCCCCAACGGCAGCGGCAAGACCACCCTGCTGAAGCTGCTGCTGGGCGAACTGCAGCCGGCCAAGGGCGAAGTCAACGCGGGCACCAACCTGCAGATTGCCTATTTCGACCAGTACCGTGCGGTGCTGCGCGAAGACTGGAGCGCGATCGAAAACGTGGCCGAAGGCCGCGATTTCCTCGAGTTCAACGGCAAGCGCAAGCACGTGCATGCCTACCTGCAGGATTTCATGTTCACCCCCGAGCGTGCGCGCGCGCCGATCACCCGCCTGTCCGGCGGCGAGCGCAACCGCCTGCTGCTGGCCAAGCTGTTCGCGCAGCCGTCCAACCTGCTGGTGATGGACGAACCGACCAACGACCTCGACGTGGAAACCCTCGAGCTGCTGGAAGAGCTGCTGGGCGAATACACCGGCACCTTGCTGCTGGTCAGCCACGACCGTGATTTCATCGACAACGTGGTGACGTCCACGCTGGTGATGGAAGGCGACGGTGTCATCGGCGAGTACGTGGGTGGTTACACCGACTGGCAGCGCTATGCGGCCAGCGTCCGCAGCCCGGTGGTGCCGGTGACCGCAAAGCTGGCGCCTGCCGCAGCCCTGGCACCGAAGGCCGCCGAGCCTGCCGCCGCCAAGCGCAAGCTGAGCTTCAAGGAAGCACGCGAGCTGGAGCAGCTGCCCAAGACCATCGAGAAACTGGAAGGTGACGTGGAAGGGCTGACGGCGGCGATGAACGACCCGTCGTTCTACACCCGCAGCAGCGCCGAAGTGACCGCGCACACCCAGCAGCTGGCCAAGGTGCAGGCCGAGCTGGATGCCGCCTACGCCCGCTGGGAAGAGCTGGAAGGTTGA
- a CDS encoding cytochrome c, with protein sequence MSKAAHTMRHAIALSVALLLAACSQSQVESSEKSAGDPGHASGEHGSSSSAGLPAGREAAGEARAKVKGKATNQSCIDCHGADGNAPIDPTYPKLGGQYGDYLAHALQAYRAGDRQHALMTPQAKDLSDQDIADLAAYFGSRPSQLRDLHGVK encoded by the coding sequence ATGTCGAAAGCCGCGCACACGATGCGTCACGCCATCGCCCTGTCCGTTGCCCTGCTGCTGGCGGCCTGCTCGCAGTCGCAGGTGGAAAGCAGTGAGAAATCCGCCGGTGACCCCGGCCATGCCAGTGGCGAACACGGCTCATCCTCGTCCGCCGGGCTGCCTGCGGGCCGCGAAGCGGCCGGTGAAGCCCGGGCCAAGGTGAAGGGCAAGGCGACCAACCAGAGCTGCATTGATTGCCATGGCGCCGACGGCAATGCGCCGATCGACCCGACCTACCCCAAGCTGGGCGGCCAGTACGGCGATTATCTGGCCCATGCGCTGCAGGCCTACCGCGCAGGCGACCGCCAGCATGCATTGATGACGCCGCAGGCGAAGGACCTGAGCGATCAGGATATCGCCGACCTTGCGGCCTACTTTGGCAGCCGCCCCAGCCAGCTGCGGGATCTGCACGGGGTCAAGTGA